A window of the Lactuca sativa cultivar Salinas chromosome 5, Lsat_Salinas_v11, whole genome shotgun sequence genome harbors these coding sequences:
- the LOC111890742 gene encoding uncharacterized protein LOC111890742, producing the protein MKDFPSCFAENGVQVADASCTSSTTAAIATVSKAKASQNLVTCVYQCKLLGKSRLIIITWSKNLVGHCFSVEIEDLSNKCLSRLDVKPSIFSKRKGSRRLQVDFVAIDVCWDLTNAKFGSSPEPVEGFYLVLAFKGEIVLLIGDLRKETFKKTNGLSNSFRVLKREHIFGKKVFATKAQFKDNGKIHDLRIECDTCGLDPRLVVRLDEKIVMQVKRLLWKFRGNYTIAVDGLPVEVYWDVHNWLFGSTTGSAVFMFQTCSGVEKSATFSDPFIVPSRLPCPGFCLTLYAWKNE; encoded by the coding sequence ATGAAGGATTTCCCCTCTTGTTTTGCTGAGAATGGAGTTCAAGTTGCAGATGCGTCATGTACAAGTTCAACCACAGCAGCAATAGCGACTGTAAGTAAAGCGAAAGCTTCTCAAAACTTAGTCACATGTGTTTACCAGTGTAAATTGCTTGGTAAATCTCGTTTAATAATCATCACTTGGAGCAAGAATCTTGTGGGTCATTGCTTTAGTGTTGAAATCGAAGATCTGTCGAATAAATGTCTCTCCAGACTCGATGTGAAGCCTTCGATTTTCTCAAAAAGAAAAGGTTCCAGACGTCTTCAAGTCGATTTCGTCGCCATTGATGTCTGTTGGGACCTTACAAATGCCAAATTCGGATCCAGCCCGGAACCCGTTGAAGGTTTCTACTTGGTTCTTGCTTTTAAAGGTGAAATCGTTTTGTTAATTGGGGATCTGAGAAAAGAAACCTTCAAGAAAACAAATGGGTTGTCGAATTCGTTCCGTGTTTTGAAAAGAGAACACATTTTTGGGAAGAAAGTGTTTGCTACGAAAGCTCAATTCAAAGATAATGGTAAGATCCATGACCTCCGGATCGAGTGTGATACCTGCGGCCTTGATCCTCGACTGGTGGTCCGTTTGGACGAGAAGATAGTGATGCAGGTGAAGCGTCTGCTATGGAAGTTCCGAGGGAATTACACCATCGCCGTTGACGGACTTCCTGTGGAAGTATACTGGGATGTGCATAACTGGTTGTTTGGATCGACAACCGGAAGTGCAGTGTTCATGTTTCAGACTTGTTCTGGTGTTGAGAAAAGCGCAACATTTTCTGATCCGTTTATAGTTCCCTCCAGGTTGCCTTGTCCTGGTTTTTGTTTGACATTGTATGCTTGGAAGAATGAATGA